DNA sequence from the Pedobacter schmidteae genome:
TTTGATCTCTCTATTTACAGGTTTGCCATCGGCAAAGCTCTGTGGGGTAAGCCCAGAAGGTATGTTTTTACTCAGCACTTTATACTGGCTGGCTGCAAATTCAAATTGGTCATGAATCAGTTTGCTCATGTTTTCCGGCTTTGCCGTTGTCTGTTGGGCAAATGAAACAGTAGAAGTAACGGCAAAAAGGGCCGCAATGATAATGGTTCTTTTCATATTTATGTGTATGTGCTTATCGTTACGGAATGATTTTAATGTTAAATTCTTTCAAAGCACTTTTATTATTATCCGGAGTAACATTAAACACAGCAAACGAGGCCTTGTACTTACCGGTTGCCGCATATTTAAATGTATAAGCGGTGGCGGCTGAAGCTGTAATATTTTTAACCGTTGTGGTAGAAATATCCGGTGAAATCCGGCCAACATATAGTGCCTTACTTACAATCCAACTGGTATTACTTGGTGCCGCGGCATTGCCGCCGTCAATTTTCAATGAGGCCGTTGAAGCCACCCATCTTGAAGTTGCGGTACTCCAGACATTGCCAAACCTGGTCCAAAAGTTAGCATCAGCCGCAATAGCCCCCAAATTAAAGGTAAAATCGGGCAGCACATTGTTGACCGCATAATTGGTAATGGTCCATGTGCGTTGTGTTGAGCCCGTTACCCCCATAAATTTAAAAGCGATAAATAACGAATCGTTCACTCCGGTAACCAAATCGCTCAAATCTGCGTTTCCCGAATTTACCGCTGTTGCGTTGCTAGCTAATGCCACTCTGTTGGTGATATTGGTCCAGGCGGCATTTACTATTGTAGCCGAATCTCGGGCAGGTAATTTGTTGGTAGCCAAAACCTGCAAACTATTGGCTTGTGTACCAAATTGAAGGGTACTGGTGAAAGACAATATGGTTTTACCTAAAGCATTAGCTCTGGTACGGTATTCATATTTATTACCTACCGTTCCGGCCCAAAAGGCAATGTTATCAGCATAGCCTGTTAATGCAAATTTGCAGGTATCCCCAAGCTTAAAAACAAGGGTATCCCCAATCGTAGAGCGGGCATTGGTTAATGCAATATTTACTGTAGGTGCCTCTGTGGTCAGCTCCTTTTTACAGGCCGACAAACATACACCGGCGATGATTAGGAAATTAAATATATATTTCATTTTCTTTTCTTTTAGGTTGGTGATGATTGTTAATACCCTGGATTTTGAATCAGTGCTTTATTCAGGTTCAGCTCATATGTAGGTTTAGGCAATAACACATGTTTTTGCTCAATACCCAGTAAGCCCTGGTAACCATTTGTATTTCCCGTTGCGGCAATGTTAGCACCATTTGCAGCTGCATAATTCATAAAAGCCTGCATATCGGCCACAAAATTTCCCCAGCGAATTAAATCTCCTTTACGGGATGCTTCAAAGCACATTTCACGCATACGTTCATCACGTATCGCCTGCTGAAAAGCAGGCTTATCCAATCCAGGTGTCAACAAGTGCTCATTTCCATTAGTAATGGTAGCCACCGCTGTGGCTGTTGTACCAGTAGCTGGTGCGGCAATGGTAACAACTGGCGCAGTTGTAAAATATGGACCCGATGTCAAATTACCTCTGCTGGTAATTTTAATACCGGTTACCACACCACCTGCCGAAACTACAGCAACGGCAGTCGCTCCTGCGCCTCCACCACCGCTAATGGTAACCGCCGGCGGCGTAGCCGCAACATAACCTGTACCACCATTGGTTACTGAAATGGTTTTCACAATATTGCCATTCAATGTGCCGTATCCACGTTTCCTTACCAGGTTTATGGCGTCATAAGCCTGGCTCGTTGGGCCGTTTACCTGATTTTCTGCTTCCGCTTTCATTAGCAGCACATCCGCATATCGGATAACCGGCCAGTTGATATTATAGGTACCATTGATACGGGATGACTCAGGGCAATATTCCCTTCTGAATTTCCCACAACTCATCTGCCACACGTTTGGTCTGTCCAACCTGGTTCTTACAGTAGAAGTAGATGAATAATAATAATCCGCACAATTCCAGTCCCGACGTGTATCTAAAGATGCTTTGTTGACCAATGTGCTGGTGGGATCAACTTCGTAGCTGTCAAAAAGTTTCTTGGTAATCGAAATCCATGAGGCAGAGGTGTAAGAGCTATTGTCAAAATTGACAAAAGTAGAGGACACTCCCACAAAGTTACCAATGTCATTACCTGTTTTATTGGTTACACCAGCGGCGGCGCCGGCAGATCCCCATTCTAAAATATCCTCTTTAACATCGTATTTATCCTGACACAAATTGATAAAAACTTGTTTGTAATCGGGATTTAGGGCGTGAATATTCGAATTGATGACCTTATCTGCATAGGTAATTACATCTGCGTATTTACCGGTATCGTTAAGTGGATAACCTGCCCAGTATAAATACACTTTGGCCAGCATAGCTTGTACCGCAGTTACTGTGACCTGATCATTGTAACCCAGACTATTTACTGTGCGACCTTGCAGCAGCGTTTCCGCTTCTTTCAAATCGGCAACCATCTGTTCGTACACCTTTACCTGAGGGGCGGCCGCTATATTTACTTCAGATATCGCAGGCGAGTGCAAAATCAAGGGAACATCTCCAAAGTTTGTGGTCAGGATAAAATAATTATAAGCCCTTAAAAATAATGCCTGTCCTTTAATGTATCCGCGCAGCTTCTCATCCATCGACGGCTTGTTGATGTTATCGATCAACCCGTTTGCATTATTGATCCCTAAGTAAGGCCAGCGCCAAACGTCGGCAATATAGGCATGCCCTGAATTGTAAGCGGAATAATATAGGCCTCTGGCATCGCCACTTGCCGGGCGATTCGGAATCATCTCGTCCGTTGTACTGGTAAAATTGAAATTTAAAACCTGTCCATACATCCGTTCGTACATCATATTGCTGTAAATACCATTCAAAGCAACCTGAAGCTGATCGGCCGTCTCGTAATAACTTACCGGAGTTACCACATCTGTGGGCTGTGTGTCCAGAAATTTCTTACAGGAACTGCTTAATCCGGTAAGAAGTATGAATGCCAAAATATATCTGTGTTTCATGTCTTTAATATTTTAATGATTAAAATGTCGCATTTAAACCAAAGGTTACCGTAAAGGATTGCGGATAAGTGCCATAGTCAAAACCTGGTGTTAAGTTTCCTGGTCTTGCCGAAGCTTCGGGATCTAAGCCCGAGTAATTAGTAAGGGTATAAAGGTTTTGTGCCGAGATATTGGCCCTTAACTTAGATAAGCCAATATGCTTTAACATACCATTGGTAAAATTATATCCCAACTGAACGGTTTTAAGCCTCAAATACGAACCATCTTCGACCACTCGTGAGGAGTAATTGGCAACCGTCATCCCTCCTGCCCTGAACAGGCTATTGCTTGGATTGCTCGGTGTCCAGCGGTCCTGAAAAGAGGCATATTGATTTAAATTCGGGTTGGTCACAATTCCCCCCTCAAAAACATATCGGTTGGCATTGATAATGTCATTGCCGTACGACCATTGCAGGAATACGCCCAGATCCCAGTCTTTGTAACTAAAATTATTGCTAAAACCACCGGTATGAATCGGTAAGCCCCTGCCAATAATGGTATAATCATTATTATTAATGGCCAAATCGCCATTCAGATCTTTATATTTGATATCGCCGGGCTGAATCGCGGCCCTGGTAGTTCCATTGGTGGTGATGTTTGGTTTTAACTGATAAGTGCCGTTAGGCATTTTATCAAAATCGCTATATTGATAGACCCCGTCAAAAATAAGCCCATACATTTCGCCAACCGAACGTCCCTT
Encoded proteins:
- a CDS encoding DUF5017 domain-containing protein, which produces MKYIFNFLIIAGVCLSACKKELTTEAPTVNIALTNARSTIGDTLVFKLGDTCKFALTGYADNIAFWAGTVGNKYEYRTRANALGKTILSFTSTLQFGTQANSLQVLATNKLPARDSATIVNAAWTNITNRVALASNATAVNSGNADLSDLVTGVNDSLFIAFKFMGVTGSTQRTWTITNYAVNNVLPDFTFNLGAIAADANFWTRFGNVWSTATSRWVASTASLKIDGGNAAAPSNTSWIVSKALYVGRISPDISTTTVKNITASAATAYTFKYAATGKYKASFAVFNVTPDNNKSALKEFNIKIIP
- a CDS encoding RagB/SusD family nutrient uptake outer membrane protein, with product MKHRYILAFILLTGLSSSCKKFLDTQPTDVVTPVSYYETADQLQVALNGIYSNMMYERMYGQVLNFNFTSTTDEMIPNRPASGDARGLYYSAYNSGHAYIADVWRWPYLGINNANGLIDNINKPSMDEKLRGYIKGQALFLRAYNYFILTTNFGDVPLILHSPAISEVNIAAAPQVKVYEQMVADLKEAETLLQGRTVNSLGYNDQVTVTAVQAMLAKVYLYWAGYPLNDTGKYADVITYADKVINSNIHALNPDYKQVFINLCQDKYDVKEDILEWGSAGAAAGVTNKTGNDIGNFVGVSSTFVNFDNSSYTSASWISITKKLFDSYEVDPTSTLVNKASLDTRRDWNCADYYYSSTSTVRTRLDRPNVWQMSCGKFRREYCPESSRINGTYNINWPVIRYADVLLMKAEAENQVNGPTSQAYDAINLVRKRGYGTLNGNIVKTISVTNGGTGYVAATPPAVTISGGGGAGATAVAVVSAGGVVTGIKITSRGNLTSGPYFTTAPVVTIAAPATGTTATAVATITNGNEHLLTPGLDKPAFQQAIRDERMREMCFEASRKGDLIRWGNFVADMQAFMNYAAANGANIAATGNTNGYQGLLGIEQKHVLLPKPTYELNLNKALIQNPGY